One window of Aricia agestis chromosome 20, ilAriAges1.1, whole genome shotgun sequence genomic DNA carries:
- the LOC121737021 gene encoding growth arrest-specific protein 1-like, with translation MWLICAVWTLVLAAARGTPCDEARMKCAFRTGCGRALSDYMYLCSDVLNGPTSRCPRECEHALIALTSTEEGKELMNCQCEDEYCVEAKSRIEVCRGQVLRGAMNATSSCRLSQLICLADAECATALGYYNQLCRSVYRGRKCSYKCRNSIEILRKQEKAAALTVCRCDGNEDYDCPRMQDNLARLCFHKHKNHTKTHEKGYEERKKPEVQSSAQSLFGSVLVGLSVIVLRLS, from the exons ATGTGGCTGATCTGCGCGGTTTGGACGCTGGTgctggcggcggcgcgcgggACGCCGTGCGACGAGGCGCGTATGAAGTGCGCGTTCCGCACCGGTTGCGGTCGCGCGCTCTCCGACTACATGTACCTGTGCAGCGACGTTCTCAACGGCCCGACGTCGCGGTGCCCCCGCGAGTGTGAGCACGCCCTTATCGCGCTGACGTCCACGGAGGAGGGAAAGGAGCTTATGAAT tGTCAATGCGAGGACGAATACTGCGTGGAGGCGAAGAGCAGGATAGAAGTATGCCGGGGGCAGGTTTTGAGAGGGGCCATGAACGCTACGTCGTCTTGCCGTCTCTCTCAACTCATCTGCCTGGCCGACGCCGAGTGTGCCACTGCGCTAGGCTACTACAACCAGTTGTGCCGTTCAGTGTACCGGGGAAGAAAGTGCTCCTACAAGTGTAGGAACTCCATAGAAATACTGCGGAAGCAGGAGAAAGCCGCAGCGCTAACGGTATGCCGGTGCGACGGCAACGAAGACTACGATTGTCCGAGAATGCAGGACAATCTCGCTAGACTCTGCTTCCATAAGCACAAAAACCATACGAAGACGCACGAGAAAGGGTACGAGGAACGGAAGAAGCCCGAGGTACAGTCGAGTGCACAGAGTTTATTCGGCAGCGTTTTGGTTGGACTGTCAGTGATTGTACTTAGGTTGTCATGA